Proteins encoded together in one Astatotilapia calliptera chromosome 7, fAstCal1.2, whole genome shotgun sequence window:
- the ankrd26 gene encoding ankyrin repeat domain-containing protein 26 isoform X7 has protein sequence MKKIFSFTKKKKHPLDTPDSASRLSVGYELKDKDLGKVHKAALAGDLAKLKQLAKKNDVNQLDKENRTALHIACASGHVEVVHFLVESKAKLNLCDNQNRSALMKAVQGQHDNCVSILLENHADPNLMDINGNTALHLAANIPSVPTAVLLLQHGAQINSQNKEGFTPLIVAVRENHIEMAQFLLKETADVNSVDQDQRSPLMIAAGNGEVCMVKLLLQFDADTTLKDTKGCSADNYAGINGHHSCSHLIIEHDTQRSDRASLSHQDLSKKKKKMLSAPSQDLEAGFSLGGPATDRDEHGADEAGKDFEDNSQSESLSRVSKRAADDWPSSDDDDESVLIEKKPLKVDLSKMIASKKGEAGCAAEQGKRKHSEQPLGTKSRPLSQERSSDADDSEEDDGEEEGEEDDEEDEEEESNEEEEDDEESDEGEEEEDEEEEEIEEEEEEGSEEEDQEDDSNCVASTTEFKAPQITHDAGITAKSETFLGVVRESADTSEKNTKTKTLSTNFMHPAGTSSFVTPATLHIVEDCVVSAIRVESKFSDEDDSLGKKYLSSSDQNVISGQDSTRHCPETHSPGEDMKECERDTGKDDEDSWGNKQNRGDMDWNDSDNEEDKHFLANQTNLLPEVGIKNTDSTSDGKDDCGSHNKVSTGVKLRSSWGSSLEDSDIDIPEVSNEVFDQKSTVQAPEASLLHLKNTLLQSNEEHPDSQWDSSSPVASPKCFTLKEVIDNHKSLSGLGPKTSSQSRNQAAVDESEWDSSENKDQNDFGTNCNCEVVSPVSKANETGEMQLESKEEEVRESIEKESDDPSPVLSSALDDENQLLGNDEVEEDESCWDDEDESNGSEKQEKIVMNNSDVLHSEDILKIPDSTKQCSPKLKSTATVHKKVAEDAKRDNQHDEDGELVPQSVIGENDMLAENVELEEEKLEVVKKYSVHKDDETSEDSDSKIQKLQYDFVNATVKMCTVGDDSDKTVDGGLCEGIDADDEHEARLTAYVPFENQTRVLSEEINEKPIKEKTFSCPPIKHQTTACRHSDSDVNTFSDEVLPQTDIDDVDVDSPDEAENIYMICSGIQKEDSTEDEEEDEGDNDKEREQEEEEKGDESAENDQLEESGESCDANSPAPEAEVSKEKKRDFLSELGLEGGEDDQSSWSSESHSENLNVDEQKRGLNSQNEGEKEEIKMNLLYVPSFVRGDRGNKMAVLEPRRSVGRPRVSQGGVASSSNDNLEGEPADQYNKVQKETERAKWVPPNVLRKPEGDVSRKTDLMEELDLGDVDDLEAQKADASDWDSASTASMGAQCGHGVASPVVEKIPECSSSSDKDQDKDDVATAALTHQKGISPDERLPRTPSQAVPKPQPRTRKMVPQKLESEEESDWETENITSRETAENDNPLQNMAEPQTTVKPRSADPSLMEKDSEIITEFEEQQQKEKDDAVDRSELDLNKSDNRKKDNEFRDQCSAGESGGVPWEKRYEKLWVEVEKREVKSTFKSVAGELKEKFGELFKSRHDIREEQATAGSTSAEEDSSDEEDGEVIERPTARARSTPLITIAEQRESGPEDSAAESNVNSLCEDRMKEQPACDGTVTSRADLRQTEENTASSEDDLNEFGISQPPFRRSAPVPGVSGEELEEDVEKFKLEIGEGRTEIEVEVQKSSTSQVTSGIALEETGMGKPETSLGCMSNQAEALDQEQQPEAAMSLAASGPKNDKDREELGMAEDFDELTQSSDTATDDADSPATGYSHASLLIKKLDSATLDSTCVVKLQNIFHEYERSIKKGKDRHKYLTDKVVLLETERRDLKSSLEGIKDAKSAMERVQLELQTEVTNLKFQLKQEQENHRHTTMKYSTAADKMRRMDEEHQKEIQEMQKVHMNLELEIKRLVNNMKQLEQAHNETQRLLAQERSARTLQENLLSSHLRKNQEIEEENKRNMIKSSEVLSQLTEASDRERELLQQTASLQEQLTLLRTDFERLQTQSSLNESHLIEAREILKEELEEVRRESQLNNETMAQVVFNCKNQVTTLKSEMAITTSRLENERQIREKLEEEVELSRARLAAAVKDAELCLASKSETEKALLREKEELQRLKDRFTGESASQREEVSSLSQKLAKAESQSNSMENEVHRTTMQLTEKGVLLEVLQREKDQAVARVKELEKALQTHREEVSCNKARQEATQERLVQTQSEAMLLRQQLEEAQNKGAAKERAVTDAQERFSDILSKLRSDCEERVQLLEDRNKELASKAVDLHDQVYKLEEDKNERETSLRQLQQELADSLKKLSMSEASLEVNTRYRNDLEEEKTRLLKDLDRLKGKLEESEDEYVQAERRINSLKSSLEEREKELSTAAQKLQEALSTSAASDTTIKQLEDAVQRLEIENARLEAAAKQQSNKIDALQKGAQEAAALSGCSPGGGVRSHLEDMVTNLQSSKMTLEDQLNREVQKQSLLSHTAQDSRALWEEELKGRSKLGVRLAELEKEKGELNSQMEIEKKKAKKIAEQKKAVDTRLDQEIKRNTELQKEMYRLRTLLKTAKKRVRDQDAGGAEFGSPMSSMRMDLGRHTEGHLGRMKDRVDDLQVQLEKEASLRRQLEKVNEELKDQVSSLKSMSHSNDLLERSKRQLEEEVLDLRRRMETAQVEQSHVEQYRRDAEERARQEVQQKLEQVNLFLQSQAASQEALDQIKAANEASLRSQLEQRIRELEGELGRARTSQQESVNQRESTRTELERFRQLYTEELHLRKSLAAKLERANSRLAEANSKLLNERSRSLITNGSLGAPSLDFSSLASPANYGASLGPLNRNLGLGFSLLNPVAEGQNSRVEDYLAKMQSELDRSITKELNNATAELDVASARMSPVGSPRRELDPVSRATQQYLEVLKKNSMI, from the exons ATGAAGAAGATATTCAGCttcactaaaaagaaaaaacacccgtTAGACACTCCAGACAGTGCAAGCAGGCTTTCTGTTGGCTATGAACTGAAAGACAAGGACCTAGGGAAGGTTCACAAGGCTGCCTTAGCGGGTGATTTGGCAAAGCTGAAGCAGTTGGCTAAGAAGAATGATGTCAATCAACTTGACAAGGAGAACAG AACCGCACTGCATATTGCCTGTGCTAGTGGTCATGTCGAGGTGGTACACTTCCTCGTTGAGAGCAAAGCCAAGCTTAACCTATGTGACAATCAAAATAGATCTGCCTTAATGAAG GCAGTTCAGGGCCAGCATGACAACTGTGTGAGCATACTGCTGGAAAATCATGCTGACCCTAATCTGATGGACATCAATGGCAATACGGCACTACATTTAGCGGCAAACATCCCATCCGTCCCCACTGCTGTCCTGCTGCTGCAACATGGGGCTCAAATCAATTCCCAGAACAAG GAGGGTTTCACACCTTTGATAGTAGCAGTGCGAGAGAACCATATTGAGATGGCTCAGTTTCTCCTCAAGGAGACTGCTGATGTGAATTCTGTGGATCAAGATCAAAG GTCCCCATTAATGATAGCTGCTGGAAATGGCGAAGTCTGTATGGTAAAGCTGCTCCTGCAGTTTGATGCAGATACCACACTAAAGGATACCAAAGGATGTTCAGCTGATAACTATGCAGGAATAAATGGGCATCACTC TTGTTCCCACCTGATCATAGAGCATGATACCCAGCGTTCGGACAGGGCCTCCCTATCACATCAAGATCtgagcaagaagaagaaaaaaatgctgagTGCTCCTTCCCAAGATCTTGAAGCAGGCTTCTCTTTGGGAGGACCAGCCACTGACAGAGATG AGCATGGAGCAGATGAAGCAGGGAAAG ATTTTGAAGATAATTCTCAGTCAGAGTCACTAAGTCG TGTTTCAAAAAGGGCTGCAGATGATTGGCCAtcatcagatgatgatgatgaatctGTTTTAATTGAAAAG AAACCTCTGAAAGTTGACCTCAGCAAAATGATTGCATCTAAAAAGGGAGAAG CTGGCTGTGCAGCTGAAcaggggaaaagaaaacactctgaACAACCTCTGGGTACTAAATCAAGACCATTGTCTCAAGAAAGAAGTTCAGATGCAGATGACTCTGAAGAGGACGATGGCGAagaagagggagaggaagacgatgaagaggatgaagaagaggagtctaatgaagaggaagaagatgatgaagaaagTGATGaaggggaagaggaggaggacgaggaagaagaagaaatagaagaagaagaagaagaaggctctgaagaggaggaTCAGGAGGATGATAGCAACTGCGTGGCTAGCACTACAGAATTTAAAGCCCCTCAGATCACACATGATGCTGGCATCACTGCAAAGAGTGAAACATTTCTAGGAGTTGTACGTGAAAGTGCAGATACCTCAGagaaaaataccaaaacaaagactttaagCACCAACTTCATGCACCCCGCTGGGACATCGAGCTTTGTTACTCCAGCCACATTACATATAGTGGAGGATTGCGTTGTGTCAGCCATAAGAGTAGAATCTAAGTTTTCAGATGAAGATGACAGCCTGGGAAAGAAATATTTGAGTTCATCGGATCAAAACGTAATTTCAGGCCAGGATTCAACACGACATTGTCCAGAAACTCATTCACCAGGCGAGGATATGAAGGAATGTGAGAGAGACACAGGAAAGGATGATGAAGACTCATGGGGCAATAAACAGAATCGTGGTGATATGGACTGGAATGACAGTGATAATGAAGAGGACAAACATTTTCTTGCTAATCAAACAAATCTATTACCTGAAGTTGgcataaaaaacacagacagtacTTCTGATGGTAAAGATGATTGTGGATCGCACAACAAAGTTTCCACAGGAGTGAAACTCAGGTCCTCATGGGGATCTTCATTAGAGGACAGTGATATTGACATACCTGAGGTAAGCAATGAGGTTTTTGATCAGAAAAGCACTGTTCAAGCACCAGAAGCATCattattgcatttaaaaaacacattgctCCAGTCAAATGAAGAACATCCAGATAGCCAATGGGATTCTTCATCACCAGTTGCATCTCCAAAATGTTTTACACTTAAGGAGGTTATAGACAACCACAAGTCACTGTCTGGTCtaggtccaaaaacctcttctCAGTCCAGAAACCAAGCAGCTGTAGATGAATCAGAGTGGGATTCCTCTGAAAATAAAGACCAAAATGATTTTGGCACTAACTGTAATTGTGAAGTGGTGTCCCCAGTTTCCAAAGCAAATGAGACTGGAGAGATGCAATTAGAGTCTAaggaagaagaggtcagagaaAGTATTGAGAAAGAGTCAGATGACCCCTCACCAGTACTTTCATCGGCACTGGATGATGAAAACCAACTTTTGGGGAATGATGAAGTTGAAGAAGATGAAAGCTGTtgggatgatgaagatgaaagcaATGGCTCAGAAAAGCAAGAGAAAATTGTGATGAATAACAGTGATGTTTTACACAGTGAGGATATCCTGAAGATACCCGACTCAACCAAGCAGTGTTCTCCAAAGTTGAAGTCCACAGCTACAGTACACAAGAAGGTGGCAGAAGACGCTAAAAGGGATAATCAGCATGATGAAGATGGTGAATTGGTTCCTCAGTCTGTTATCGGTGAAAATGATATGCTTGCAGAAAATGTTGAACTGGAAGAAGAAAAGCTGGAGGTTGTTAAGAAATACAGTGTCCACAAAGACGATGAGACGAGTGAAGACTCTGACAGCAAGATCCAGAAGCTGCAGTACGATTTTGTCAATGCTACAGTTAAAATGTGTACAGTAGGAGACGATTCTGATAAAACTGTTGATGGAGGCCTTTGTGAAGGTATCGATGCAGATGATGAGCATGAAGCTAGATTAACTGCATACGTTCCATTTGAAAACCAAACTAGAGTGTTGTCAGAGGAGATTAATGAAAAACCAATAAAGGAAAAGACATTTTCATGCCCACCCATCAAACATCAAACCACAGCTTGTCGGCACAGTGATTCAGATGTGAACACATTTTCAGATGAAGTACTACCTCAGACTGACATTGATGACGTTGATGTAGACTCACCTGATGAGGCAGAAAACATATATATGATATGCTCTGGAATTCAG AAGGAAGATTCCACtgaggatgaggaagaggatgagggTGATAATGACAAAGAGAGGgaacaagaggaggaggagaaaggagaCGAATCAGCTGAGAATGATCAGCTTGAAGAAAGTGGAGAGTCTTGTGACGCCAATTCGCCTGCTCCTGAGGCCGAAGTTTctaaagagaagaagaggg ATTTCCTGTCTGAGCTGGGTCTAGAGGGGGGTGAGGATGACCAGAGTTCATGGAGCTCTGAG TCCCACTCAGAAAACCTGAATGTTGACGAGCAGAAACGAGGATTAAATAGTCAGaatgaaggagagaaagaagagattAAAATGA ACTTGTTATATGTTCCCTCATTTGTAAGAGGGGATAGAGGCAATAAGATGGCAGTGCTAGAGCCTCGGAGGAGTGTAGGCAGGCCAAGAGTCAGCCAGGGAGGGG TTGCCAGCAGCAGTAATGACAATCTTGAAGGTGAACCTGCCGATCAGTACAATAAAGTACAGAAAGAG ACCGAGAGGGCAAAGTGGGTACCACCTAATGTTTTGAGGAAGCCTGAAGGCGATGTCAGCCGAAAGACAG ATTTAATGGAAGAGCTTGATCTGGGTGATGTTGATGATCTGGAAG CTCAAAAAGCAG ATGCATCGGACTGGGATTCAGCCAGTACTGCCAGTATGGGAGCCCAGTGTGGTCACGGGGTTGCGTCCCCTGTAGTTGAGAAAATTCCAGAGTGCTCCAGTTCATCTGATAAGGACCAGGACAAAGATGATGTTGCCACAGCAGCACTGACGCATCAGAAGGGCATCAGCCCAGACGAGAGACTGCCCAGAACACCCTCTCAAGCTGTTCCTAAGCCCCAACCTCGTACGCGGAAGATGGTCCCTCAGAAACTAGAGAGTGAAGAAG AATCTGATTGGGAAACCGAAAACATAACATCTCGcgaaacagctgaaaatgaCAATCCACTACAAAATATGGCTGAGCCTCAAACAACGGTTAAACCAA GGTCTGCTGACCCCTCACTGATGGAGAAAGACAGTGAAATCATCACAGAATTTGAAGAGCAGCAACAAAAG GAGAAAGATGATGCAGTAGATAGAAGTGAGTTAGATCTAAATAAATCTGACAATAGAAAAAAGGATAACGAGTTTAGAGATCAGTGCAGTGCTGGAGAAAGCGGTGGCGTGCCATGGGAAAAACGTTATGAGAAGCTCTGGGTAGAGGtggagaaaagagaggtaaagTCCACCTTCAAGAGTGTCGCTggtgaattaaaagaaaagtttggAGAACTGTTTAAATCAAGACATGACATCAGAGAAGAACAGGCCACAGCTGGCTCCACCTCTGCAGAAGAAGATTCAAGTGATGAAGAAGATGGGGAAGTCATTGAGCGTCCTACTGCGAGAGCAAGAAGCACTCCCCTTATCACCATAGCTGAGCAGAGAGAGTCTGGACCAGAGGACTCTGCAGCTGAATCGAATGTAAACTCCTTATGCGAGGACAGGATGAAGGAGCAACCAGCTTGTGATGGGACCGTCACAAGCCGTGCTGATTTACGTCAAACTGAGGAGAATACTGCAAGTTCAGAAGACGATCTCAACGAATTTGGTATAAGTCAGCCTCCCTTCAGACGTTCAGCACCTGTTCCCGGTGTTTCTGGTGAAGAGTtggaagaggacgtggaaaaGTTTAAACTTGAG ATTGGAGAAGGGAGAACAGAAATTGAGGTTGAGGTACAAAAATCAAGTACTTCCCAGGTTACTAGTGGAATAGCATTGGAGGAAACTGGTATGGGGAAACCTGAGACCAGCTTAGGATGCATGTCAAATCAAGCTGAAGCACTTGACCAGGAGCAGCAGCCCGAGGCCGCCATGAG TTTGGCAGCCAGTGGACCAAAGAACGATAAG GACCGTGAAGAGTTGGGAATGGCAGAAGATTTTGATGAACTCACTCAGTCCTCAGACACAGCCACAGATGATGCTGATTCACCCGCTACAGGCTACAGTCACGCCTCCCTCCTCATTAAGAAACTGGACTCAGCAACTTTGG ACTCAACATGTGTAGTGAAGCTGCAGAACATTTTCCATGAATATGAGCGCTCCATCAAGAAGGGAAAGGATCGGCATAAGTACTTGACTGATAAAGTGGTCCTGCTGGAAACTGAGAGACGAGACTTGAAGAGCTCTTTGGAGGGCATTAAAGATGCCAAGTCTGCCATGGAGCGGGTGCAGTTGGAATTACAGACTGAAGTTACAAATCTCAA ATTTCAGCTGAAACAAGAACAGGAGAATCACCGCCACACCACCATGAAGTACAGTACTGCTGCCGATAAGATGAGGAGGATGGATGAGGAACATCAGAAAGAAATTCAGGAAATGCAGAAGGTGCACATGAACCTTGAGCTAGAGATTAAAAGACTCGTTAACAACATGAAACAG CTTGAACAGGCCCACAATGAGACGCAGAGACTGCTGGCTCAGGAGCGCAGTGCACGCACCCTTCAGGAGAATCTTCTGAGCAGCCATCTGAGGAAGAACCAAGAGATagaggaggaaaacaaaagaaacatgatCAAAAGCAGTGAA GTCTTATCTCAGCTCACTGAAGCCAGTGACAGGGAGCGAGAGTTACTGCAGCAGACCGCTTCCTTACAGGAGCAGCTCACCCTCCTGAGGACAGACTTTGAGCGTTTGCAGACTCAAAGCAGTCTGAACGAGAGCCATCTTATAGAGGCGAGGGAGATACTGAAAGAAGAGCTTGAAGAGGTACGACGGGAATCCCAGCTTAACAATGAAACCATGGCCCAAGTTGTGTTCAACTGCAAAAACCAGGTTACAACCCTTAAATCTGAAATGGCAATAACAACGTCCCGTCTGGAAAACGAACGTCAGATTCGCGAAAAACTGGAGGAGGAGGTTGAATTGAGTCGTGCTCGTCTGGCTGCAGCTGTAAAGGATGCCGAGCTTTGTCTCGCATCTAAGTCAGAAACTGAGAAGGCTCTGCTCCGGGAGAAAGAGGAACTTCAGCGTCTCAAAGACAGATTCACTG GTGAATCAGCCAGTCAGCGTGAGGAAGTCAGTAGCCTGTCCCAGAAGTTGGCCAAGGCAGAGTCCCAATCAAACAGCATGGAAAATGAAGTTCATCGTACCACCATGCAGCTGACGGAGAAGGGCGTACTGCTGGAAGTGCTACAGCGGGAAAAGGACCAGGCAGTCGCTCGTGTCAAGGAGCTAGAAAAGGCTCTGCAGACtcacagggaggaggtcagctgTAACAAAGCACGTCAAGAGGCTACACAAGAGCGGCTAGTTCAAACGCAGAGCGAAGCCATGTTACTAAGACAACAGCTAGAAGAGGCCCAAAACAAAGGTGCTGCAAAGGAGCGTGCTGTGACAGATGCCCAAGAGCGCTTCAGTGACATTTTGTCCAAGCTGCGCTCTGACTGTGAAGAGAGGGTACAGTTACTGGAGGACAGAAATAAGGAGCTCGCCAGTAAGGCGGTGGATCTCCACGATCAGGTCTACAAGTTGGAGGAAGACAAGAATGAAAGAGAG ACTAGTCTGAGGCAGCTGCAGCAGGAACTCGCCGACTCACTCAAAAAGTTGTCAATGAGCGAAGCCTCTCTGGAGGTCAACACGCGCTATCGCAATGACCTGGAGGAAGAGAAGACTCGGCTGCTCAAAGACCTGGACAGACTCAAAGGAAAG CTGGAGGAAAGTGAGGATGAGTATGTACAGGCAGAGAGACGTATTAACAGCCTGAAGAGCAGTTTGGAAGAAAGGGAAAAGGAACTCTCAACTGCTGCTCAGAAACTCCAGGAGGCGCTGTCTACCTCAGCTGCTTCTGACACCACGATCAAACAGCTGGAGGATGCTGTGCAGAG GCTGGAGATTGAGAATGCCAGACTAGAAGCTGCTGCGAAGCAACAGTCCAACAAAATTGATGCACTGCAGAAAGGAGCTCAGGAAGCTGCCGCG CTATCTGGCTGCTCACCTGGAGGAGGG gTTCGAAGTCACTTGGAGGACATGGTTACGAACCTCCAAAGCAGTAAGATGACCTTGGAAGACCAACTGAATAGAGAG gTCCAGAAGCAGAGCTTGCTCTCTCACACAGCCCAGGACTCTCGGGCCTTGTGGGAGGAGGAGCTAAAGGGCCGCTCTAAGTTGGGAGTTCGATTGGCAGAacttgaaaaggaaaaaggagaacTGAACAGCCAG aTGGAGATCGAAAAGAAGAAAGCCAAGAAAATAGCAGAGCAGAAGAAAGCTGTTGATACTCGTCTGGATCaggagataaaaagaaacacggaGCTTCAAAAAGAAATGTACAG GCTGCGAACCTTATTGAAGACTGCAAAAAAGAGAGTGCGCGATCAAGACGCTGGTGGTGCTGAGTTTGGCTCTCCTATGAGCAGCATGCGGATGGATCTGGGCAGACACACTGAGGGGCACTTGGGGCGAATGAAAGACAGG GTGGACGATTTGCAGGTGCAGTTGGAGAAGGAAGCATCTCTTCGCAGACAGCTAGAGAAGGTGAACGAGGAGCTCAAGGATCAGGTGTCTTCCTTGAAGAGCATGAGCCACAGTAATGATTTGCTTGAGAGGAGTAAGAGGCAGTTGGAGGAAGAGGTACTGGACCTAAGACGCCGAATGGAGACTGCTCAGGTTGAGCAGAGCCACGTGGAGCAGTACCGGCGCGATGCAGAGGAAAGGGCTCGGCAAGAAGTACAACAGAAGCTGGAGCAGGTTAACCTGTTCCTCCAG tCCCAGGCTGCATCACAGGAAGCTCTCGACCAGATTAAAGCTGCCAATGAAGCTAGCCTGCGCTCTCAGCTGGAGCAGCGAATCCGGGAGCTGGAGGGGGAATTGGGCCGGGCCCGCACTTCCCAGCAGGAGAGCGTTAACCAACGCGAGTCCACACGCACAGAGCTTGAGAGATTCCGCCAACTATATACAGAAGAACTGCACCTACGCAAGTCTCTGGCTGCTAAATTAGAGAG GGCCAACAGTCGGCTTGCAGAAGCCAATTCCAAGTTGCTCAATGAGCGCAGCAGGTCACTGATCACAAATGGCAGCCTTGGAGCGCCATCGCTTGACTTTAGCTCTTTGGCTTCACCAGCCAACTATGGAGCCTCACTTGGGCCCCTCAACAGGAATCTTGGTCTGGGATTCTCTCTCCTCAACCCTGTGGCTGAGGGACAGAACAGCAGGGTGGAGGACTACTTAGCCAAG